The proteins below come from a single Metarhizium brunneum chromosome 1, complete sequence genomic window:
- the eqxH gene encoding Cytochrome P450 monooxygenase eqxH, producing the protein MAFESLLGSIDPVPLSEPPSSHLHCARLWAFVLLALVALYLRMSRHAQQNADFTLANPPKWYELKIVKQIRFLFNGISELDKAREKANGNPFRLLTNSREIIVLPPSYAEILNAEDRLSFAKYFADEFDGDGKTPGLEPYTLIADPCKTVPKLVTKRLTRSLNTIPIKMSSEASFAIEYNFGGGVNWQEVAIHQHLLDVVARMISRLFWDGDEVCRDERWLQIMKEWSVNSVIAAFMINMAPSFARPLIRRFSPTVRRARDDYQAARQFIEPLINVRRQAREKARESGERALAFDDIVDWIDSENEELTCDPVALQMVLNVAAVHTTAALVTNTISFLASDPSTLEPLRQELVAELRSNGCQAAALNNLKLLDSAIKESLRLKPPGVFGMHRAALQDMQLPNGMRIHKGDRVFVDIPHMRDPNIYESPNTYDMYRFYRMRGQPDQALKAPLVHTSPEHLAFGHGAQACPGRFFAAILSKVVLSHLLLKYDWKLAPDSDLTSLAIGLTKRINPKLKLLFRRRNEEFELS; encoded by the exons ATGGCCTTTGAATCCCTCCTGGGGTCGATTGACCCCGTGCCTCTCTCTGAGCCGCCATCCTCTCATCTTCACTGTGCTCGGCTGTGGGCTTTTGTCCTGTTGGCCCTCGTCGCTCTCTACCTCCGCATGTCGAGGCACGCGCAACAAAATGCCGACTTCACCCTTGCGAACCCGCCCAAGTGGTACGAGTTGAAAATCGTCAAGCAGATCCGTTTTCTGTTCAACGGCATCAGCGAACTAGACAAGGCTAGGGAAAAAGCCAACGGAAACCCATTCCGGCTCCTCACAAACTCGCGTGAAATTATTGTCCTGCCACCGTCCTACGCAGAGATCCTCAACGCCGAAGATAGATTAAGTTTTGCAAAGTATTTCGCCGAC GAATtcgatggcgatggcaaaACTCCTGGTTTGGAGCCGTATACTCTCATTGCGGACCCTTGCAAAACAGTTCCGAAGTTGGTCACCAAGCGTTTGACAAGGTCATTAA ACACGATCCCCATCAAGATGTCATCTGAAGCTAGCTTCGCCATTGAATATAATTTCGGTGGTGGTGTCA ACTGGCAAGAAGTTGCTATACATCAGCATCTTCTCGACGTAGTTGCACGCATGATCTCTCGTCTTTTTTGGGATGGCGACGAAGTATGCCGGGATGAACGGTGGCTTCAAATTATGAAAGAATGGTCAGTCAACAGCGTCATCGCCGCCTTCATGATCAATATGGCGCCTAGTTTTGCTCGACCACTCATCCGCCGATTCTCCCCTACTGTCCGGCGAGCTCGCGACGACTACCAAGCTGCGCGTCAGTTTATCGAGCCGCTTATTAATGTGCGCCGCCAGGCCCGCGAAAAGGCCCGCGAGTCTGGCGAGAGGGCTCTCGCGTTCGACGACATTGTGGACTGGATTGACTCCGAGAATGAAGAATTGACGTGTGATCCTGTTGCTCTGCAAATGGTActcaatgttgccgctgtTCATACCACGGCGGCGCTGGTCACCAATACTATTTCGTTCCTGGCCAGCGACCCGTCCACTTTGGAGCCCCTTCGGCAAGAATTGGTGGCTGAGCTTCGAAGCAACGGGTGTCAGGCCGCCGCCTTAAACAACCTCAAATTACTGGACAGTGCCATCAAAGAATCACTTCGCTTGAAGCCCCCAGGTGTTT TTGGCATGCATCGCGCCGCCTTGCAGGATATGCAACTACCCAACGGGATGCGCATCCATAAAGGCGATCGTGTCTTTGTAGATATTCCTCATATGCGCGACCCCAATATCTACGAATCTCCAAACACCTACGACATGTACCGTTTCTATCGCATGCGCGGCCAGCCTGATCAAGCCCTAAAGGCACCTCTGGTTCACACAAGCCCAGAGCACTTAGCCTTTGGACACGGAGCCCAGGCGTGCCCAGGGAGATTCTTCGCTGCCATTCTTAGCAAAGTTGTGCTGTCTCATCTTTTGCTCAAGTACGACTGGAAACTCGCTCCAGACAGCGATTTGACGTCTCTGGCGATTGGGTTGACAAAGCGGATCAACCCAAAGTTGAAGTTGCTGTTCAGACGGCGCAACGAAGAGTTTGAGTTGAGCTGA
- the CHKA gene encoding Choline kinase alpha yields the protein MPPPTPVPIKLPEDGVPTKQMVRDIISTFLTEELPSVSPETLTMSYNASFANAHCSVERPQPNSDTPTEPLKVFIKFHKEAVADIEIFKHLAPSKQDEALLCHEFAKSGLGAKVYGFFKLADGTTGRIDEFLEARTLQPEDVEDAAIRADVANALATFHTTKAPLQKTPVSLYYEALTDGLKRYQHAEKLKLLGRQAGVQIDKLVDYDFGPRLRHAVDKLTSLGAKAGWCIHDVQFMNVLVRLHARPGESKVALVDFEFAMRNYRALDVGGHFMQKMFRWFDEESKIADCRKYTLREKRHFCDEYARQWNALTGECDTGEQVFLESEYGYLLAITFDIHNMLCFMNDENDRDPLNLLGLNKLFDEFVEQCHKLGLDSQ from the coding sequence atgccgccgccaacaccaGTGCCGATAAAACTCCCTGAAGACGGAGTGCCAACGAAACAGATGGTCAGGGATATCATCAGCACCTTTCTCACAGAGGAATTGCCCTCGGTGAGCCCGGAGACTCTCACCATGTCATACAACGCGTCATTCGCCAACGCCCACTGTTCAGTAGAGCGGCCGCAGCCAAATTCAGACACGCCCACCGAGCCCTTGAAGGTCTTCATCAAATTCCACAAGGAGGCAGTGGCAGACATTGAAATTTTCAAGCATCTAGCACCGAGCAAGCAAGACGAGGCGCTTCTCTGCCACGAATTTGCGAAATCCGGTCTCGGGGCAAAAGTATACGGCTTCTTCAAACTGGCGGACGGAACCACAGGCAGAATCGACGAGTTCCTAGAGGCACGCACCCTGCAGCCAGAGGATGTCGAAGACGCCGCCATCCGAGCAGACGTTGCCAACGCCCTGGCAACGTTTCACACCACCAAGGCGCCGCTGCAGAAGACGCCCGTGAGTTTATACTATGAAGCCCTGACGGACGGGCTCAAGCGGTACCAGCACGCGGAGAAGCTGAAGCTCCTCGGCCGGCAAGCAGGCGTGCAAATAGACAAACTTGTCGACTACGACTTTGGGCCGCGCCTGCGACACGCCGTCGACAAGCTCACGTCCCTCGGCGCCAAGGCAGGGTGGTGCATCCACGACGTGCAGTTCATGAATGTCCTGGTCCGGCTTCACGCGAGGCCGGGCGAAAGCAAGGTAGCCCTCGTGGACTTTGAATTCGCGATGCGGAATTACCGCGCGCTGGATGTCGGCGGGCACTTTATGCAAAAGATGTTCAGGTGGTTCGACGAGGAGAGCAAGATTGCCGATTGCCGGAAATACACGCTGCGCGAGAAGAGGCATTTTTGCGACGAGTATGCCCGGCAGTGGAACGCATTGACTGGCGAGTGCGATACGGGGGAGCAGGTATTCCTCGAGTCCGAGTATGGATATTTGCTCGCCATCACCTTTGACATACACAACATGCTGTGCTTCATGAACGATGAGAATGACAGGGATCCTTTGAATCTCCTTGGCTTGAATAAGCTATTTGATGAGTTTGTGGAACAGTGTCACAAACTTGGGTTGGATAGTCAATAG
- the atA_0 gene encoding 6-methylsalicylic acid decarboxylase atA, translating into MNPRSERLHVGIIGGGIAGLALGIGLNYRHVSFTIYEAAPGLNAIGAGISLGPNTTRAMALIDPALREGYEKIAIKNRSPEKRHNFADFLLAEPGLGAARGFHGAAVGSKDFVRSGAHRKDLLEMMKSLLPGNDCIRFGFKAISVCQVGKRVQVSFEDGQAAEFDAVVGCDGGKGITRQAVLGHQFPDQVQLTYSGRYVYRGLVPPGKAQEILGKYADDSKIFIGQGRYFAAYPLSGGGFNFLGGRQKDEPWTHSHSTQEVSRDDMRNDFDGCDPRLLELLEWAKPLRWGLFHHLSTPTYTHGRIVLLGDVAHASTPHQGAGAGQCFEDALILSHLLGQITDDQEIPAAMEVYDSICRPRAQEIVRTSNDTGLLYTMTHPQCADDVAKIVASAKGRFQWIWTHDLQADLAKATEDLDRLRKQA; encoded by the exons ATGAAcccaagatccgaaaggcTTCACGTCGGTATCATCGGCGGGGGAATCGCTGGCCTTGCGCTTGGTATCGGCCTCAACTATCGACATGTATCCTTCACCATATACGAGGCTGCACCGGGGTTGAACGCCATCGGCGCTGGCATAAGTCTCGGTCCCAACACGACGCGGGCCATGGCGCTCATTGATCCAGCGCTGCGGGAGGGCTATGAAAAAATAGCGATAAAGAACCGGTCTCCCGAGAAACGGCACAATTTTGCAGATTTCCTACTTGCTGAGCCTGGACTCGGTGCCGCGAGGGGATTCCATGGTGCCGCAGTCGGGTCAAAGGATTTTGTTAGGAGCGGCGCCCATCGAAAAGACCTACTAGAAATGATGAAGAGCTTGCTTCCAGGAAACGACTGTATCCGATTCGGATTCAAGGCCATCAGTGTTTGCCAGGTCGGGAAGAGAGTTCAGGTGAGCTTTgaagacggccaggccgccgaATTCGACGCAGTTGTTGGCTGTGACGGCGGAAAAGGCATCACTCGACAGGCAGTCCTGGGACATCAGTTTCCAGACCAGGTCCAGCTGACATACAGCGGTCGCTATGTCTATCGAGGCTTAGTACCTCCCGGCAAGGCACAAGAAATTTTGGGAAAGTACGCAGACGACAGCAAGATCTTCATAGGGCAAGGCAGATACTTCGCAGCATATCCCCTATCGGGGGGTGGCTTCAACTTTCTGGGAGGGAGACAGAAGGATGAGCCTTGGACGCATTCACATTCAACCCAGGAGGTGAGCAGAGATGACATGCGCAACGACTTTGATGGCTGCGACCCACGACTGCTCGAGTTACTAGAG TGGGCTAAACCGTTGAGATGGGGACTCTTCCACCATCTTTCCACTCCGACTTACACCCATGGACGTATTGTGCTGCTCGGAGACGTGGCTCACGCCTCAACTCCTCATCAGGGCGCGGGAGCTGGGCAGTGTTTCGAGGATGCTCTCATTCTATCTCACCTGTTGGGCCAAATTACGGACGACCAAGAGATACCTGCCGCCATGGAGGTGTACGACTCCATATGTCGCCCCCGCGCCCAAGAAATCGTCCGGACAAGCAATGACACGGGGCTCTTGTATACCATGACGCATCCGCAATGCGCAGATGATGTAGCCAAGATTGTGGCCAGCGCGAAGGGCAGGTTCCAATGGATTTGGACCCACGATCTGCAAGCCGACTTGGCAAAGGCGACAGAAGATCTTGACAGGTTGCGAAAGCAAGCTTAG
- the SRY1 gene encoding L-threo-3-hydroxyaspartate ammonia-lyase yields the protein MQPTFAETAAQAVQARNRIRSHIYQTPVIPSRKNSDSSATKLFFKAENFQLTGSFKLRGAMSKMSAQPPGRSQRLITASSGNHGIGAACAARALSKDLTVVLPDAVVPAKLRKIESYGARVILHGAETGLAEQHAQKLAASGEYTYISPYNDPDIVAGQGSIGLEILEQCPEVDNIFIAMGGGGLISGIGSVCRAFQPRTKIYGVSAVNSMALAESMKAGKVVETEHLDTLAEAVAGGMDEDSITLPLALSVVDEVVECNEEDIVAALKAIALEENMIVEGSAALALAGYNKVADKVAGQTNVVVLCGANFDQQRLLRLIFG from the coding sequence ATGCAGCCTACCTTTGCAGAAACAGCTGCCCAGGCGGTCCAGGCAAGGAACCGCATCCGCAGCCACATCTACCAGACGCCCGTGATCCCATCCCGCAAGAACAGCGACAGCAGCGCCACCAAGCTCTTCTTCAAGGCGGAAAACTTCCAACTCACCGGCTCCTTCAAGCTCAGGGGCGCCATGTCCAAAATGTCGGCCCAGCCGCCCGGCCGCAGCCAGCGGCTCATCACCGCATCCTCGGGCAACCACGGCATCGGGGCTGCGTGCGCGGCGCGCGCGCTCTCCAAGGACCTCACCGTCGTGCTTCCGGACGCCGTGGTCCCCGCGAAGCTGCGCAAGATCGAGTCGTACGGCGCGCGGGTGATTCTCCACGGCGCCGAGACGGGTCTCGCCGAGCAACACGCGCAGAAGCTCGCGGCCTCGGGGGAATACACCTACATCTCGCCCTACAACGACCCCGACATTGTCGCCGGCCAGGGGAGCATTGGGCTTGAGATCCTGGAGCAGTGTCCGGAGGTGGacaacatcttcatcgccatgggcggcggcggactcATCAGTGGCATCGGGTCCGTTTGCAGGGCGTTTCAGCCCAGGACCAAGATATACGGTGTTTCGGCAGTCAACTCCATGGCCCTTGCCGAGTCGATGAAGGCGGGAAAGGTGGTGGAAACGGAGCATCTGGATACATTGGCCGAGGCTGTGGCCGGCGGCATGGATGAGGATTCCATCACGCTTCCACTGGCCTTGTCTGTTGTGGATGAGGTCGTCGAGTGCAATGAGGAAGACATCGTGGCTGCTTTGAAGGCGATTGCGTTGGAGGAGAACATGATTGTGGAAGGGTCCGCGGCTCTTGCGCTCGCCGGCTACAACAAGGTCGCGGACAAGGTTGCTGGCCAGACGAACGTTGTTGTCCTGTGTGGTGCCAACTTTGACCAACaacgcctcctccgcctcatCTTTGGGTAG
- the FUM15_1 gene encoding Cytochrome P450 monooxygenase FUM15 — MTGIRHIPLKYMVGISLVGCAVPKLLHLYERNGQALQVFFALYFGQISLFLFYAVLIYPFFLSPIRNLPRVKGGLPLVGHGIELRKYGPGYLAKKWIAENPNNGMLRVLWHGNQEMVIVNSPQALSEILVTKCYSFEKPKFARRFLAFIIGWGLLTVEGDEHKKQRRDMLPAFSFRHIKDLYPLFWLKSKEAVKAMTTECDEKGLAEMEISSWTARCALDIIGLAGVGVDFGSIKDPNSPLAKSYEFLQPSPADMPLIGLTAFLPDLIMHNLPLGRVRNANKASKHIRAVSRDLIRKKRGLLANKEDAGLDILTVALRSQLFSEDTLVDQMMTFLSAGHETTASSLIWATYFMAKYPDMQERLRKEIREHLPSADSDTDITSADIDNLPYLNAVCSEVLRIHSPVAQTVRVSTGDTTVQDQFIPRDTLLVLVPWATNTDPTLWGPDAYEFKPERWLSPEQGGTSATNAASGGATSNYAFMTFLHGPHSCIGGSFAKSELACLVAAWIGRFSFELKDKSLLDERNIKIDPSVVAKPKGGMHMLVRVVEGW; from the exons ATGACAGGTATACGGCACATTCCGCTCAAGTACATGGTTGGCATCAGCCTCGTTGGCTGTGCCGTACCGAAATTACTGCACTTATACGAGCGCAATGGCCAGGCTCTCCAAGTCTTCTTTGCCCTTTACTTTGGACAAATTTCCCTGTTCCTGTTTTATGCCGTCCTGATCTACCCGTTCTTCCTGTCGCCCATTCGCAATCTGCCGAGAGTAAAAGGCGGATTGCCTCTAGTTGGCCATGGTATCGAGCTTAGAAAGTACGGCCCAGGCTATTTGGCAAAGAAATG GATCGCAGAGAATCCCAACAACGGCATGCTCCGCGTCTTGTGGCATGGCAATCAGGAAATGGTCATTGTGAATTCACCACAGGCCCTATCCGAGATTCTCGTCACAAAGTGCTACAGCTTTGAGAAGCCCAAATTTGCTCGCAGATTTCTCGCCTTCATCATTGGCTGGGGGCTGCTGACTGTCGAAGGAGACGAGCACAAAAAGCAGCGCCGGGACATGCTGCCGGCCTTTTCGTTCCGCCACATCAAGGACCTGTATCCTCTCTTCTGGTTAAAATCCAAGGAGGCAGTGAAGGCAATGACAACCGAATGCGATGAAAAGGGCCTCGCCGAGATGGAGATTTCCTCATGGACTGCCCGCTGCGCATTGGACATCATCGGCCTCGCAGGCGTGGGAGTCGACTTTGGCTCAATCAAGGATCCAAACAGCCCACTGGCCAAGAGCTACGAGTTCCTGCAGCCATCTCCTGCGGACATGCCTCTCATCGGACTCACCGCGTTCCTTCCCGACCTGATCATGCATAACCTTCCCTTGGGCCGAGTCAGGAACGCTAACAAAGCCTCGAAACACATCCGCGCCGTGTCTCGCGACTTGATCCGCAAGAAGAGAGGCTTGCTGGCCAACAAGGAAGATGCCGGGCTCGACATTCTCACCGTCGCACTCAGGAGCCAGCTCTTCTCCGAGGACACGTTGGTCGACCAAATGATGACGTTTCTCTCTGCGGGACACGAGACGACCGCATCGTCGCTGATCTGGGCGACGTACTTTATGGCAAAGTACCCAGACATGCAGGAGCGTCTCAGAAAAGAGATACGCGAGCACCTGCCCTCTGCTGATAGTGATACCGACATCACAAGCGCTGATATCGATAACTTACCATACCTGAATGCTGTGTGCAGCGAAGTCCTGCGAATCCATAGCCCCGTGGCGCAGACTGTCCGCGTATCAACCGGTGATACCACTGTTCAGGACCAGTTCATTCCCCGAGACAccctgctggtgctggttcCGTGGGCGACTAATACTGATCCCACACTCTGGGGGCCCGATGCGTACGAGTTTAAGCCTGAACGCTGGCTGAGCCCAGAGCAGGGCGGAACGAGCGCTACCAATGCTGCGAGCGGCGGAGCGACCAGCAACTATGCCTTTATGACGTTTCTTCATGGACCACATAGTTGTATCGGTGGTAGCTTTGCGAAATCCGAGCTTGCCTGTCTGGTGGCCGCCTGGATTGGAAGGTTTTCGTTTGAATTGAAGGACAAGTCTCTGTTGGACGAGAGAAATATCAAGATTGATCCTAGTGTGGTGGCAAAGCCCAAAGGCGGAATGCACATGCTGGTACGAGTTGTTGAGGGCTGGTGA
- the CDR gene encoding Coenzyme A disulfide reductase: protein MSKKVIIVGGVAGGMSAATRLRRLDESATITVFEKGPYASYANCGIPYALGNVIKDDDALILHTPKYFKERFNIDVYLNTEVTEIDRTNEKISTRTVGGTEIRQFDYDKLILSQGSQAIRPRIEGEAQSHVVTLRTPQDLQQVRGIMLDRDVCSVCIIGGGFVGLEAAENLRAMNFAVSIIEQLPHVLPPVDADIAEILHAELKRHGVDVFLHDGVRRIERSHVVLASNGREIPAELVILAAGMRARTGLAKQAGLEVGPRGVKVDSHMETSDEDVYAVGDMVETEHAVLKQPRVVALGGPANRQGRLAADDMSGKLVHYRGNIGTVVCKVFDLTVGFAGLSVSALRDAGREPLWVTVHPPSHAVYYPGSHAITIKAVFEKNTGRILGVQAVGRAGVDKRIDVLATAIQAGMTVFDLEHLELGYAPPYSSAKDPVNIVGFVASNLMRGDYRIVHAEDLSLKKLSDWQVVDVRSAEEFATGHLPNAVNLAIDTLRDRVDTLDKAIPVLVYCYVGYRGYLAYRILSQKGFNVVNLDGGLKAVIDGGFKLQSS from the coding sequence ATGTCAAAAAAAGTCATCATAGTCGGTGGCGTCGCCGGTGGCATGTCAGCAGCCACCCGGCTGCGTCGCCTCGATGAATCCGCAACGATTACGGTATTCGAAAAAGGCCCTTATGCCAGCTACGCAAACTGTGGCATACCGTACGCTCTCGGAAACGTCATCAAGGACGACGATGCACTCATTCTGCACACGCCAAAGTATTTTAAGGAGCGTTTCAACATTGACGTCTACCTCAACACTGAAGTCACCGAAATTGACCGCACAAACGAGAAAATCAGCACACGAACCGTCGGCGGAACCGAGATTCGCCAGTTCGACTACGACAAGCTCATACTATCTCAAGGCTCTCAGGCAATTCGGCCTCGGATTGAAGGAGAAGCCCAGAGCCATGTGGTCACCCTACGAACCCCACAGGATCTCCAACAAGTCAGAGGTATCATGTTGGACAGAGACGTCTGCAGTGTATGcatcatcggcggcggcttcgtcggcctcgaAGCCGCCGAAAACCTGCGAGCCATGAACTTCGCAGTCTCCATTATCGAGCAACTGCCCCATGTCCTGCCTCCCGTGGACGCAGACATCGCAGAGATTCTCCACGCCGAGCTCAAGCGCCACGGGGTAGACGTCTTCCTCCACGACGGCGTGCGGAGAATCGAGCGGTCGCACGTGGTCCTCGCCAGCAACGGGAGAGAGATCCCCGCCGAGCTGGTCATCCTCGCGGCCGGGATGAGGGCGAGGACAGGCCTCGCAAAGCAGGCCGGTTTGGAAGTCGGACCGCGCGGGGTCAAGGTCGATTCGCACATGGAAACCTCGGACGAGGACGTATACGCCGTGGGGGACATGGTCGAGACGGAGCACGCCGTCTTGAAGCAGCCGCGCGTAGTTGCGCTGGGCGGGCCGGCGAACCGGCAGGGACGGCTTGCGGCCGACGACATGTCCGGCAAGCTGGTGCACTACCGCGGCAACATTGGCACCGTTGTCTGCAAGGTGTTTGATCTGACTGTTGGCTTTGCGGGCCTGTCGGTCTCTGCGCTGCGGGATGCCGGGCGAGAGCCTCTCTGGGTGACGGTGCATCCGCCGAGCCATGCCGTCTACTATCCTGGCTCCCATGCCATTACGATAAAGGCggtttttgagaagaacACGGGGCGGATTTTGGGCGTACAGGCAGTGGGCAGAGCAGGCGTGGATAAACGTATTGAtgtgttggcgacggcgataCAGGCCGGAATGACCGTGTTTGACTTGGAACATCTGGAACTTGGCTACGCGCCGCCCTACAGCTCGGCCAAAGATCCAGTTAATATAGTTGGGTTTGTGGCGTCAAACTTGATGCGCGGGGATTACCGAATCGTACACGCCGAGGATCTCagcttgaagaagctgaGCGATTGGCAGGTTGTCGATGTTCGGTCTGCCGAAGAGTTCGCGACGGGCCACCTCCCGAACGCGgtcaacttggccattgaCACGTTGAGGGATCGTGTAGACACCCTGGATAAGGCAATTCCAGTACTTGTGTACTGCTACGTGGGTTATCGCGGATACTTGGCCTACCGGATCCTCAGCCAGAAAGGATTCAATGTGGTAAATCTTGATGGCGGGCTCAAGGCAGTCATTGATGGAGGGTTTAAATTACAATCTTCTTGA
- the PCBER gene encoding Phenylcoumaran benzylic ether reductase PT1: MATVPSRILILGATGNIGQFITKNILHARPNNAKVTILTSENTVSSKAALINGWKDAGASVITGDITKAADVAAAYRGIDTVVSCVGRAVLDQQKELIRLAEESGTVQWFFPSEYGTDIEHNSKSPTERPHQMKLAIRKYIREHTKRLKVTYVVVGPYFEMWVDGGTCSDQIGGFKVEKGEAFLIGDGQGRIAFTSMQDTGKAVVAALRHPELSYGKALKISSFVVTPSQVLAEFEKQLGRKFAVKYIPLESLERTEAEFWEAGNPIATIATLRRIWAAGGTLYDKWDNDTIGLTSTDSLEGIIKSYLEEKGHLSGSQGEKL; encoded by the exons ATGGCGACAGTACCATCCAGAATCCTCATACTTGGGGCCACGGGCAACATTGGCCAGTTCATCACCAAGAACATCCTTCACGCCAGGCCCAACAACGCCAAAGTAACAATCTTGACGTCCGAAAACACCGTTTCGTCCAAGGCAGCTCTTATAAATGGCTGGAAGGACGCTGGTGCATCGGTAATAACTGGCGACATTaccaaggctgccgatgTCGCCGCTGCATACCGCGGCATTGACACGGTTGTAAGCTGCGTCGGGCGAGCCGTGCTTGACCAGCAAAAAGAACTCATCAGGCTGGCCGAAGAGTCGGGAACTGTTCAGTGGTTCTTCCCCTCGGAGTATGGCACAGATATCGAGCACAATTCCAAGAGCCCAACAGAGCGACCTCATCAGATGAAGCTGGCCATCCGCAAGTACATCCGGGAGCACACGAAGCGCCTGAAGGTGACTTATGTTGTCGTCGGTCCGTATTTCGAAATGTGGGTGGATGGCGGTACGTGCTCGGATCAAATCGGCGGATTCAAGGTTGAGAAGGGCGAGGCCTTTCTTATCGGCGACGGACAAGGCAGGATCGCGTTTACAAGCATGCAAGA CACCGGTAAAGCCGTGGTTGCAGCTCTCCGTCACCCCGAACTATCGTACGGCAAGGCGTTGAAAATCTCGTCATTCGTGGTGACTCCGAGCCAGGTCCTGGCCGAATTTGAGAAGCAGCTAGGCAGAAAGTTTGCTGTAAAATATATCCCGTTGGAGTCCCTGGAGCGGACAGAGGCGGAATTCTGGGAGGCAGGGAACCCGATCGCTACTATTGCCACGCTGCGCCGAATATGGGCTGCTGGCGGCACGCTGTATGACAAGTGGGACAATGACACGATTGGGCTGACCTCGACGGACTCTCTCGAGGGGATTATCAAGTCGTATCTTGAGGAGAAGGGCCATCTGAGTGGCTCGCAAGGCGAAAAGCTATAG